CGAGACCGACGCCGCACACGCGGTGGCCATCGTGCACACCGACTACGTCGCTCAGATCAGCTTGCTCACCCACCTCGCCACCGCCATGCGCGCGGCCGGACATGGATCGCTGGTGGTGTTCTCCTCGGTCGCCGGGGTGCGGGTGCGCCGCGCCAACTACGTCTACGGGTCGGCCAAGGCCGGCCTGGACGGCTTCGCCACCGGGCTGTCCGACGCACTGCACGGCACCGGGGTGCGATTGTTGCTGGCACGGCCGGGATTTGTGATCGGCCGCATGACCACAGGCATGTCGCCGGCGCCGCTGTCCAGTACCCCCGAGCAGGTCGCCGCCGCGACAGCCCGCGCACTGGCCAAGGGCAGGCGCACGGTATGGATCCCGTGGGCGCTGCGGCCGTTGTTCTTCGTGCTGAAGCTGCTGCCGCAGTTCGTGTGGCGACGGATGCCGCGATGATCGTCGTGGTCGGAATCGGAGCCGACGGCATGCCGGGTATTTCCGAAGCATCCCGCAATGAATTGCGCAGAGCTGCAACAGTTTACGGATCTGCCCGACAACTCGACCTGCTCGACGCCACCGTCACGGCCGAGCGCCGCCGGTGGCCGTCGCCGGTGTTGCCCGCTTTGCAGACGTTGCCTGCCGACGGCCCGGATGTCCATGTCGTCGCAAGCGGCGATCCCCTGATGCACGGCGTCGGCGGCAGCCTTATCCGGATGTTCGGCACCGACAAGGTGCGGGTGCTGCCGCATGTCTCGTCGGTGACGTTGGCGTGCGCCCGGATGGGCTGGAACGTCCACGACACCGAAGTGATCAGTCTGGTGACGGCCGAACCGAACACCGCGGTGCGCCGCGGCGGCCAGGCGATCGTGCTGTCGAGCAACCACACCACGCCCACCGCACTGGCCGCGGCGCTGGCTGCGCACGGCCGCGGCGACTCGGAATTCACCGTGCTCGAGGAACTCGGCGGTCCGCTCGAGCGTCGCCGCGACGGCACCGTCCGCGACTGGGCGGACAGCCCGCCCGCCGACGTGCAGAACCTCAATCTGATCGCGGTGCGCTACCTGCCCGACGAGCGCGTCATGCTGCTGCCCGACGACGCCTTCGCCAACGACGGACAGATCACCAAGTACGGCATCCGGGCGGTCACGCTGGCGGCGCTGGCGCCGCGACCCGGGCAGCGGTTGTGGGACGTCGGGGCCGGCTCGGGCAGCATCGCCGTGGAGTGGTGCCGCAGCGGCCGGGGCTGTACCGCGGTGGCATTCGAGCTCGACGAAAAGCGCCGCCACAACATCGTTTTCAATGCCGCATCCAACGGGGTGCGGGTAGAGGTGCGCAGTCAGGCGCCCGAGGACTTCGACGAGGTGCCCACGCCGGCGGCGATTTTCGTCGGCGGCGGCCTGACCAGCCCAGGCCTGCTGGACGCCTGCCTGGCTCACCTGCCGGCAACCGGACGACTGGTCGCCAACGCCGTCACGGTGGAATCTGAAGCCATACTCGCACAAGCATATTCACAACACGGCGGTGAACTGCGACGCTTTCAGCACTATCAGGGTGAGGCACTGGGCGGGTTCACCGGCTGGCGCCCGCAGTACCCCGTCACGCAGTGGTCGGTAACCAAGCGATGACGGTGTATTTCATCGGCGCCGGCCCGGGTGCGGCCGACCTGATCACCGTGCGCGGCCAGCGTCTGCTCCAAACCTGTCCGGTCTGCCTGTACGCGGGATCGATCATGCCGAAAGATCTACTGGCGCACTGTCCGCCGAACGCGCAGATCATCGACACCGGCCCGCTGACGCTCGATGAAATCGTCGCCCGGCTCGTCGATGCCGACGCTGCCGGCCACCATGTGGCGCGGCTGCATTCCGGTGACCCGTCCTTGTACAGCGCGCTGGCCGAACAATGCCGGCGCCTCGACGCACGCGGCATCCGGTACGAAATCGTGCCCGGCGTACCGGCTTTCGCCGCCGCAGCCGCCGCCCTCAAACGCGAGCTCACCGTGCCCGGGGTTGCGCAGACGGTGACGCTGACCCGGGTCTCCACCCTGTCCACCGCCATGCCGCCCGGTGAAGACCTCGTCACCCTCAGCCGATCGGGGGCCACGCTGATCCTGCACCTGGCCGCCGCGCAGATCGACGCCATCGTCCCGCAGTTGGTGGCTGGCGGCTACCGCTCCGAAACACCGGCAGCGGTAGTGGCTTTCGCGAGTTGGCCGCAGCAAACCGTGCTGCGCGGCACGCTGGCCGACATCGCGGCCCAAATGCGTCAGGCGGGCATCACCAAGACCGCCGTCATCATCGTCGGTGATGTGCTGGCCGCCGAAGGATTCACCGACAGCTACCTGTATTCGGTGGCGCGCCGGGAGACGCACTGATGCGGGTCCTGCTGCTCGGCGGCACCGCCGAGGGCCGCGCGCTGGCCAAAGCCCTTTACCCGCGGGTCGACATCGTCAGCTCACTGGCGGGCCGGGTGCCCGATCCGGCCCTGCCGGTCGGGCCGGTGCGGATCGGCGGATTCGGCGGCGTCGACGGGCTCAGACGCTGGTTGCACGACGAGCGCATCGACGCGGTCGTCGACGCCACGCACCCGTTCGCGGCCACCATGACCGCCCATGCCGCGCTGGTCTGCGACGAACTCAGGTTGCCCTATCTGGTGCTGGCCCGGCCACCGTGGGATCCGGGCTCAGCCGCCGTCGTTGCCTCTGACGCTGAGGCGGCTGAACACGTTGCTCGGCAGGGGTATGCACGCGTCTTTCTCACCACCGGCCGATCCGGCACCAAGGCTTTCGCCGGCAGTGACGCCTGGTTCTTGATCCGCGCCGTCACCGCGCCCGATGACGGCGTGCTGCCGCGTCACCATCGGTTGGTGTTGTCTCGCGGCCCGTACCGCTACGACGACGAGGCGACGTTGATGGCCGAGCATCGCATCGATGTGCTGGTGACCAAGAACAGCGGTGGCGAGATGACCCGCGCCAAGCTGGATGCCGCGGATGCGCTTGATATTCCGGTAGTCATGGTGCAGCGCCCAGCACTGCCCGAGCGGGTCGCCACGGTAGGCACTGTGCAGGAGGCCGCGCAATGGGTGGCGGGGCTGGGCTGAGCGATGCCGCGATCCGCTACTGCGGCGGCTAGCCGGGGTAGCGGCGCAGCGTGAACACCCGGTCGCCGAATTCAGTTGACTGCCAACAGGTTTGCGATGAACCGATGATCAACAGGCAGCGCATGTCAATCTCGGCGGGGTTCAGGTCCGCCAGCCGCACCACCCGTACCTCCTCGTCGGGCCCGGACACGTTGCGGCCGATGACAACCGGCGTGCCGGGATCGCGATGCTCGAGCAGCAGCTGCCGCATCGCACCCACCTGCCAGGTCCGGGACTTGGAAGCCGGGTTGTAGATGGCCAGCACCAGATCGGCTGCGGCCGCGGCCCGCAACCGCGCGGCGATCACCTCCCAGGGTTTGAGCCGGTCCGACAGCGAGATCACCGCGTAGTCATGACCCAACGGAGCACCCACCCGGCTGGCCACCGCCTGCGCCGCGGTCATCGCGGGAATCACCCGAACCTGCACGCCCGGCCATTGCCCGGCCTCTTCGAGAACTGCGGTTGCCATCGCGAACACGCCGGGATCGCCGGAGGACACCACCGCCACGGCGCGACCTTGCTCGGCCAGCGAGCAGGCCAGCCGGGCGCGGGCGGGTTCGTCGGTGTTGTCGCTGGGATGGCGGCGCTGCCCCTCCCGTGGCGGCACCCGGTCCAGATAGGTCGCGTAGCCGACCAGGTCGGTGGCGTCGGCCAGTTCGCGGCGGGTCTGCGGTGTCATCCAGTCGCAGCCACCGGGGCCCAGGCCCACCACGGCAACGGTGCCGGTGACCGACGCGCGCTTCCGCCCGCCCGGCAGCATTGCCAACGAGAAGTACGGCACGCTGGTCTCCTCGACGTCGGCGGCCGGCAGCACCCGCTGCTTGGCGGTGCTGGCCCGCTCCACATAGAAGGTGCCGTCGAGTTGACCCGATGCCGAAAGCGCTTCGCGCACATTGTGATACGACCTGCCAAGCTTGAGGATCACCGCCGCGTCGGCGTCGGCCAGCCGGCGGGTCAGCTCGCCTACCGGCAGCGTGCCAGGAAGTATCGACAACACTTGGTCGCCGGCCACCAGTGGGGTCGCTACGGCGGCCGAGGCGGCGCTCACCGACGTCACACCGGGCACGATGACGGCGTCGAACCGGTCGGTGAGTCGGGTGTGCAGATGCATGTATGAGCTGTAGAACAGCGGGTCGCCCTCGGCCAGCAGCGCCACGTTGCGCCCGGCGGCCAAATGCGCGCCGATGCGTTCGGTGGCTGCGGCGTAGAAATCCTCCATCGCGCCGGCGTAGCCGCCCGGATGGTCGGTCGTCTCGGTGGTCACCGGATACACCAGGTGTTCCTCGATCTGGCCGGCCCGCAGGTACGGCTCGGCGATGCCGCGCGCGATGCTGCGGCCGTGCCGGGCGCTGTGATAGGCCACCACATCGGCCTCCCCGATCACCCGCGCCGCCTTGACGGTCACCAGTTCCGGATCACCGGGGCCGAGTCCGACGCCCCACAGGGTGCCGGTCATTCGCGTTCGGACGCGATCGCGTTGACCGCGGCGGCGGCCATGGCGCTGCCGCCGCGACGGCCGCGCACCACCAGGTAGGACATGCCGCGCGGGCGGTCGATCAGCTCCTGCTTGGACTGCGCGGAGCCGACGAAACCCACCGGTCCGCCCAGCACGGCGGCGGGCGGGGGGACGCCGTCGTCGAGCAGCTCGAGCAGCCGGAACAGGGCCGTCGGGGCGTTGCCGATGGCCAGGACCGCCCCGGGCAGCCGGTGCGCCCACAACTCCACCGCCGCCGCCGAGCGGGTGGTGCCCTGCAGGGCGGCCAGTTCGGCCGCCCGCGGGTCGGCGACCAGCGACACCACCTCGTTGCCGGCGGGCAGCCGCGCCGCGGTGATCCCGGCGGCCACCATCGACGAATCGCAGAGCACCGGGGCGCCGCCGCGCAGGGCGGCGCCGGCCCGGGCGACGACGTCGTCAGTGAAAGCGACGTGCTCGGTCACATCGACCTGCCCGCAAGTGTGGATCAGCCGAACCACCACCCGCTCCACGTCGGCGGGAAAGCGACTCAGGTCCGCTTCGGCGCGAATAATCGCAAACGAGCGCCGATAGATCTCCGCGGCGTCGCGGATGTAGTCGAGCACTCGCCCACTTTAAGACCTCAGCACCCGGTAGCCCCTCGCGGTCGCGACCAGCACCTCGCACCCGGGGGGGCTGCCGCACGCCCGCTCACACCCGGCGAAGTGCCGGTGCCCGTGGTAATCGACGTCCAGCGACCCTGCGGCATCGGCACGCACGTCGGCGGCGGACTGCGCGCAGCCCGGGCTGCCGGTGCACGCGCTCACCGTCAGCCAGGGGGAGTGCTCGTCGAACACCAGACCCAACGGCGCGAGCACGCGCAAGGCCACATCCGCGGTTTCCTCGACGAGGTCACACACCAGCACCGATCGCCACGGTGTGATCACCATGGGGGCCTCGATCGCCGCCAGGAATTCCGCGACGCGGGCCGGCAGTACACCCAGCGGTATTCCGGCGCCGAGTGTGACGCGACCGTCGTTTTGGGCCAGCCAACCGACCGGCGGTTTGGTGACGGGAGGAAACTCCGCACCCAGCGCCACACCGGGCATTAGTGTTTCGATGTCATCGAGTTCATTTACCCGCCAAGCCTTTCCGCGGATCTCTTGGAAGCGCAGCGCGATATCGAGCAGGGTTGCGGGGATTTCGGCGGGCACCCCGGTGTCGTAGCCGGCCAGCAGCAGCCGCGGGCCGTCGTCGAAAACATGCACGCCGACGTCGGCGCGCAAACCGGATACGTCTGCTCGCCCGTCGTCGAATCCGAACCAGAACCGGCCACCCAGCTCGGCGAGTCGCGGCTCGGCGCAGATCGCCGCATCCAACTCAGCGACCCATGGCCGCACGTCCGCATGGTTGCCGACCCGCCCGGACAACGGGGAGGCGACGATATTGCGTACCCGCTCGTGGGTTTGCGAAGGCAACAGCCCCGCTTCGGCCACCGCCGCAGCGACGGCGTCGACGTCGGTGACCGCGCGTAACTGCACGTTGCCCCGCGCGGTCAACTCCAACGTGCCCGAACCGAACTGCGTCGACAGACTCGCCAGCGCCGCCAACTGCGCCGCGGTGATCATCCCGCCGGGCAGCCGAATCCGGGCCAGCGCGCCGTCGGCGGCCTGGTGCACCTGCAGCGCACCCGGGCAGGCGTCGTCGTCGCGCATCCTGGCCATCTCTCCACCGTACGACTTCGACGGCCCGGTTTGGATGCGAGTTTCCTGGGCAAACCGAAGTCCGTGCCCACGGTGGAGTACGCCCCGGGACGCTGGGCTGACGTGTACGGCGAGCCGGAGCAGCCGACCGTCCTGTTGTGGCACGGCATGCAAACCGACGCGCGGGGCGCCGTACGGCCGCTGGCGGAGCTGCTCGCCGGTCATGGTGTCCAGGTGATCGCGCCGGACTGGAACTCTCATGCCGAGGACGGCGGGCGGGCGGACCTGTTGGGGTCGTTGACGTTGGCGCGACAAGGCGCCGACGACGGCATCGTCCTGGTGGGCTGGTCGCTGGGTGGAGCCGCCGCCGCCGGCGTGACGCTGGACGCCGCCCGTCACGATGTCGTTGTCGCACATACGGTTTGCCTCGCAGGCGCTTTCATGGCTGCCGATCCGATCTCGGGGCGCCACCTCGAGGAGCTGCTTTCCGCCGATATCGGTGCACCGTTCACATTGCTGCACGGCTCGGCCGACGACGTGGTGCCGGTGGCCGCCAGCAGAGAATTCGCCGCGTCGCTGTCCGCCATCGGGTGGCCGGTCGAGGTGGTGGAGCTGGCCGCCGACCACGGCTCGATCGCCGGCGCGCAGTACGACCCGATCGCGGATCGCTACGAGCCGGCAAATGACGCACTGGGCCCAGCCCGGGAGGTCGCGTCCCGGATCGCGGCGGTGGTCAGCCGCCCGGGTTTGTAGACAACCGGCGTCGACCGACATGCGTAGTCGGCTACGCTATGCACCCCCTTGCCGTCCGCCGCAGACTTCGGGCAGACCGTCAAGAAGGGGAATGCAATGGTGCAACGCGGTGGTCATGCGGTGGTGCTGGGCGCCAGCATGGCGGGCCTGTTGGCGGCCCGCGTGCTGGCTGACTTCTACGACCGGGTCACAGTCATCGAGCGGGACATCCTGCCGGTCGATCCGGTGAACCGGCGCGGTGTCCCGCAAGGCCGGCTCATTCACGCCTGCCTCCCGCGGCTCACCGAGGTCCTCGAGGAGTTCTTCCCCGGGTTCGGCGACGATCTGCTCGCGCAGGGTGCCACCACCTGGGACGACGGCGATTTCTCCAAGCTGGACTGGTCGTTCGGCGGACACCGGATGGTGCGGTCGGGCAAGTCGGCGCACGCGCCGCGCATGTTATCCCCGTGCCGGCCGGTACTGGAATGGAATGTGCGGCAACGGGTCCGGGCCATCCCCAACATCGCGATCCGGGAAGCCCACGACGTGGTCGGTCTCACCGCAACACCTGATAGGCGCCGCATCACGGGGGTGCGGGTGGTCGACCGCGCCTACGACCGGGCGAAGACGCTGAGCGCCGACCTCGTCGTCGACGCCACCGGTCGCGGGTCGCGGACGCCGGTCTTCTTGGAGTTGCTCGGCTACGGACGTCCCACCGAGGACGAGGTGATGGTGCAACTCGCCTACGCGTGCCAACTGGTCCGCATCTCACCCGGGCTGATCAGGCAGCACATGATTGCGCGCTTCCCGCAGGCGGGACAACCCAAGATGTTCGCGATGATCGGATACGAGAACGACTCGTGGATGATCGGAGCCGGCACCATGGCAGGCCTCGAGCCACCCCGCGATTACGACGAAATCCTTTCCTACGTCGACGAACTGGCGCCTCCCGCGGTGGCGGAAGCGATCCGCGCAGCCGAGCCCATCGGCGCCGTCGTACACCACCGGGTGCCGTCCAACCGGTGGCGGCGCTACGACAAGATGCGTCGGCTGCCCGAGAGTCTGCTGGTGGTCGGCGACGCGGTCTGCAGCTTCAATCCCATCTACGGGCAGGGGATGACGATCGCCGCGATCGAGGCCACCGTGCTGCGGGACTGCCTGCAGCGGGGGAGTCGCGGGCTCACCCGCCGATTCACCCGGACCGCGGCAAAGTACGTGCGGGTGGCCTGGCAGACCGCCGTCGGCTCCGACCTGGCACTCCCGGAAGTGCCGGGACCTAGACCGCTGCTGATGCGGATCAGCAATGCGTGCCTGGAGCCGGTGCTGACCGCAACGGAGTCAGATCCCGTCGTCGCCGCGCAGTTTATGAGAATCACCGCGATGATCGATCCTGCCACCCGCCTGCTGCGGCCGACCATTCTGATCCGGGTGTTGCGGGCACAGCGCCGCCACGCCGACACCCCAATCGTCGAAGACTGCGCCGGGGTCGAACTCGCCCAGTCGGCGTAGTGTGCACCGCAACCGGCCCCTGAGGTCGCCGACTTCTAGGCACGCACCATGTGTCCGGGTTTGCCTTCAGGACGATGAAAACCCTTACCCCAGCTAGTGAGAACGCTCTAACGTCCACTCAGTGAGCATCGCCACTGCGATGGTTGGCGCCCCGACCGGTTTGGGTGACAGCCAGAGAACCGGCCCGACCGGGCGTTGGGCGCGCCGGAAATGGGACCTGCTGCGCTGGGTTTCGCCGTTGTTGCTGCTGGCATTGTGGCAACTCGGCAGCGCGATCGCGCTCATTCCCGAAGACGTGTTGCCGGCGCCGTCCTTGATCGTCGAGGCCGGGCTGGAGCTGGTGGGTAACGGTCAACTCGCCGATGCGCTGCACGTGTCGGGAGTGCGGGTGATCGAGGGGCTGGTGCTGGGCGGAGTAATCGGGCTGGCGCTGGGCGCGGCAGTCGGGCTGTCGCGCTGGTTCGAAGCGGCCGTGGATCCGCCCATGCAGATGATTCGTGCGCTGCCGCATCTGGGTCTGATCCCGTTGTTCATCCTGTGGTTCGGCATCGGGGAGCTGCCCAAGGTGTTGCTGATCGCGCTGGGTGTGATTTTTCCGCTATACCTGAACAGCTTCTCGGCGATCCGCCAGGTCGATCCCAAACTCCTCGAATCGGCGCAGGTGCTGGGCTTTTCCTTCTGGCAGCGATTGTGCCGAATCATCGTTCCCAGCGCCGCGCCG
The nucleotide sequence above comes from Mycobacterium kiyosense. Encoded proteins:
- a CDS encoding ABC transporter permease; amino-acid sequence: MSIATAMVGAPTGLGDSQRTGPTGRWARRKWDLLRWVSPLLLLALWQLGSAIALIPEDVLPAPSLIVEAGLELVGNGQLADALHVSGVRVIEGLVLGGVIGLALGAAVGLSRWFEAAVDPPMQMIRALPHLGLIPLFILWFGIGELPKVLLIALGVIFPLYLNSFSAIRQVDPKLLESAQVLGFSFWQRLCRIIVPSAAPQVLVGVRQSLAIAWLTLIVAEQINADKGIGFLINNARDFLRIDIIIFGLTLYALLGIVTDALVRLIERHAQRYRL
- the cobK gene encoding precorrin-6A reductase, yielding MRVLLLGGTAEGRALAKALYPRVDIVSSLAGRVPDPALPVGPVRIGGFGGVDGLRRWLHDERIDAVVDATHPFAATMTAHAALVCDELRLPYLVLARPPWDPGSAAVVASDAEAAEHVARQGYARVFLTTGRSGTKAFAGSDAWFLIRAVTAPDDGVLPRHHRLVLSRGPYRYDDEATLMAEHRIDVLVTKNSGGEMTRAKLDAADALDIPVVMVQRPALPERVATVGTVQEAAQWVAGLG
- the cobM gene encoding precorrin-4 C(11)-methyltransferase yields the protein MTVYFIGAGPGAADLITVRGQRLLQTCPVCLYAGSIMPKDLLAHCPPNAQIIDTGPLTLDEIVARLVDADAAGHHVARLHSGDPSLYSALAEQCRRLDARGIRYEIVPGVPAFAAAAAALKRELTVPGVAQTVTLTRVSTLSTAMPPGEDLVTLSRSGATLILHLAAAQIDAIVPQLVAGGYRSETPAAVVAFASWPQQTVLRGTLADIAAQMRQAGITKTAVIIVGDVLAAEGFTDSYLYSVARRETH
- the cobH gene encoding precorrin-8X methylmutase; protein product: MLDYIRDAAEIYRRSFAIIRAEADLSRFPADVERVVVRLIHTCGQVDVTEHVAFTDDVVARAGAALRGGAPVLCDSSMVAAGITAARLPAGNEVVSLVADPRAAELAALQGTTRSAAAVELWAHRLPGAVLAIGNAPTALFRLLELLDDGVPPPAAVLGGPVGFVGSAQSKQELIDRPRGMSYLVVRGRRGGSAMAAAAVNAIASERE
- a CDS encoding putative oxidoreductase, coding for MDDTGVAPVVIFGGRSEIGIALARRLAPGATVVLAARNPDQLGAEVKTLLDAGATAVHTREFDADDLAGHGPLVEAIIADHGPIGTAVLAFGILGDQARAETDAAHAVAIVHTDYVAQISLLTHLATAMRAAGHGSLVVFSSVAGVRVRRANYVYGSAKAGLDGFATGLSDALHGTGVRLLLARPGFVIGRMTTGMSPAPLSSTPEQVAAATARALAKGRRTVWIPWALRPLFFVLKLLPQFVWRRMPR
- the cobIJ gene encoding cobalamin biosynthesis protein CobIJ, coding for MTGTLWGVGLGPGDPELVTVKAARVIGEADVVAYHSARHGRSIARGIAEPYLRAGQIEEHLVYPVTTETTDHPGGYAGAMEDFYAAATERIGAHLAAGRNVALLAEGDPLFYSSYMHLHTRLTDRFDAVIVPGVTSVSAASAAVATPLVAGDQVLSILPGTLPVGELTRRLADADAAVILKLGRSYHNVREALSASGQLDGTFYVERASTAKQRVLPAADVEETSVPYFSLAMLPGGRKRASVTGTVAVVGLGPGGCDWMTPQTRRELADATDLVGYATYLDRVPPREGQRRHPSDNTDEPARARLACSLAEQGRAVAVVSSGDPGVFAMATAVLEEAGQWPGVQVRVIPAMTAAQAVASRVGAPLGHDYAVISLSDRLKPWEVIAARLRAAAAADLVLAIYNPASKSRTWQVGAMRQLLLEHRDPGTPVVIGRNVSGPDEEVRVVRLADLNPAEIDMRCLLIIGSSQTCWQSTEFGDRVFTLRRYPG
- the cobG gene encoding precorrin-3B synthase produces the protein MRDDDACPGALQVHQAADGALARIRLPGGMITAAQLAALASLSTQFGSGTLELTARGNVQLRAVTDVDAVAAAVAEAGLLPSQTHERVRNIVASPLSGRVGNHADVRPWVAELDAAICAEPRLAELGGRFWFGFDDGRADVSGLRADVGVHVFDDGPRLLLAGYDTGVPAEIPATLLDIALRFQEIRGKAWRVNELDDIETLMPGVALGAEFPPVTKPPVGWLAQNDGRVTLGAGIPLGVLPARVAEFLAAIEAPMVITPWRSVLVCDLVEETADVALRVLAPLGLVFDEHSPWLTVSACTGSPGCAQSAADVRADAAGSLDVDYHGHRHFAGCERACGSPPGCEVLVATARGYRVLRS
- the cobL gene encoding precorrin-6Y C(5,15)-methyltransferase [decarboxylating], which codes for MIVVVGIGADGMPGISEASRNELRRAATVYGSARQLDLLDATVTAERRRWPSPVLPALQTLPADGPDVHVVASGDPLMHGVGGSLIRMFGTDKVRVLPHVSSVTLACARMGWNVHDTEVISLVTAEPNTAVRRGGQAIVLSSNHTTPTALAAALAAHGRGDSEFTVLEELGGPLERRRDGTVRDWADSPPADVQNLNLIAVRYLPDERVMLLPDDAFANDGQITKYGIRAVTLAALAPRPGQRLWDVGAGSGSIAVEWCRSGRGCTAVAFELDEKRRHNIVFNAASNGVRVEVRSQAPEDFDEVPTPAAIFVGGGLTSPGLLDACLAHLPATGRLVANAVTVESEAILAQAYSQHGGELRRFQHYQGEALGGFTGWRPQYPVTQWSVTKR
- a CDS encoding hydroxylase, which translates into the protein MPSAADFGQTVKKGNAMVQRGGHAVVLGASMAGLLAARVLADFYDRVTVIERDILPVDPVNRRGVPQGRLIHACLPRLTEVLEEFFPGFGDDLLAQGATTWDDGDFSKLDWSFGGHRMVRSGKSAHAPRMLSPCRPVLEWNVRQRVRAIPNIAIREAHDVVGLTATPDRRRITGVRVVDRAYDRAKTLSADLVVDATGRGSRTPVFLELLGYGRPTEDEVMVQLAYACQLVRISPGLIRQHMIARFPQAGQPKMFAMIGYENDSWMIGAGTMAGLEPPRDYDEILSYVDELAPPAVAEAIRAAEPIGAVVHHRVPSNRWRRYDKMRRLPESLLVVGDAVCSFNPIYGQGMTIAAIEATVLRDCLQRGSRGLTRRFTRTAAKYVRVAWQTAVGSDLALPEVPGPRPLLMRISNACLEPVLTATESDPVVAAQFMRITAMIDPATRLLRPTILIRVLRAQRRHADTPIVEDCAGVELAQSA